Proteins from one Verrucomicrobiaceae bacterium genomic window:
- a CDS encoding Tm-1-like ATP-binding domain-containing protein: MATIAVLGTFDTKGHEHAYVAEIIRSRGHRVILIDAGTGTAPQITPDVTRESLAAAGGVDLAGIISRQDRGEAVTAMAGAAAAYLSQLVASGTIQGVISLGGGGGTAIGTAGMRALPVGFPKVMVSTLAAGNVAAYVGTKDIVMFPSIVDVSGINRISRVLLARAAGAICGMVETQVPVGADKPLIAASMFGNTTECVNIARKMLEDAGYEVLVFHATGMGGRVMESLIESGMFAGVLDVTTTEWADELVGGILGAGKTRLDAAAKAGIPTIITPGCLDMVNFGERSSVPAKFDGRTFYIHNPQVTLMRTNAAECAELGRILAEKANAYRGPVTVLLPKNAISIISAAGKPFEDAEADAALFDAVKQHLKPGIPLVEMDSEINAPEFAAACAGALLRQIQAV, encoded by the coding sequence ATGGCTACCATCGCTGTACTCGGCACTTTCGACACCAAGGGACATGAACACGCTTACGTGGCGGAAATCATCCGCTCACGCGGACATCGCGTCATTTTGATCGATGCAGGCACTGGCACGGCACCGCAGATCACGCCGGATGTGACGCGTGAGTCACTCGCGGCTGCGGGCGGTGTCGATCTGGCGGGAATCATCTCCAGGCAAGATCGCGGTGAAGCCGTCACGGCGATGGCAGGTGCGGCGGCGGCTTATTTAAGCCAGCTCGTGGCAAGCGGCACGATCCAGGGCGTGATCTCGCTCGGTGGTGGCGGTGGCACCGCGATCGGCACAGCGGGGATGCGTGCGCTGCCAGTGGGTTTCCCGAAGGTGATGGTCTCCACGCTCGCTGCGGGCAATGTGGCGGCGTATGTGGGCACGAAGGACATCGTGATGTTCCCGAGCATCGTGGATGTGAGTGGGATCAATCGCATTTCCCGTGTGCTACTGGCCCGTGCTGCGGGTGCGATCTGTGGCATGGTGGAGACGCAGGTGCCCGTAGGTGCGGATAAGCCGCTGATCGCTGCGTCCATGTTCGGCAATACGACGGAATGTGTGAACATCGCCCGCAAGATGTTGGAGGACGCGGGATACGAAGTCCTCGTCTTTCATGCCACGGGAATGGGTGGACGCGTGATGGAGTCGCTCATCGAGAGTGGCATGTTCGCGGGTGTATTGGACGTGACGACGACGGAGTGGGCCGATGAGCTGGTGGGCGGCATCTTAGGAGCCGGGAAGACGCGGCTAGATGCAGCGGCGAAGGCGGGGATACCCACCATCATCACGCCGGGCTGCCTGGATATGGTGAATTTCGGTGAGCGCAGCAGCGTCCCCGCCAAGTTCGATGGACGGACGTTTTACATCCATAATCCGCAGGTGACGCTGATGCGCACGAATGCGGCTGAGTGCGCAGAATTGGGCCGCATCCTCGCGGAGAAGGCCAATGCCTACCGTGGCCCCGTGACGGTGCTGCTGCCGAAAAATGCCATCAGCATCATCAGCGCAGCAGGGAAGCCCTTTGAGGATGCGGAAGCAGATGCAGCACTGTTTGACGCAGTGAAGCAGCATCTGAAGCCCGGCATCCCACTGGTGGAGATGGACAGTGAGATCAATGCACCCGAATTCGCCGCCGCATGTGCAGGTGCTCTGCTGCGACAGATACAGGCTGTGTGA
- a CDS encoding metal ABC transporter permease, with protein sequence MTSIFTECLSEPIGQRALLACLMIGFANGFVSAFVVLQKSALKVGTLSHALLPGIALAVLLAGGLTAWSALAGAVFAALLVGLGSLFLSRTSRLDHDTAMGVLYTTAFAAGYLILTKLDVRQKLDEWLFGSVNAMSDSDLWIAFGISAVAVLALIALQRPLMIYLFEPNIAASLGVPVRLLSYTLFGITILVLISSLQAVGCILSVGLMVAPAAAVYLLTDNARALFWGGGLIGGLGSGAAFFLSYPLGWPVSATIIVVIGAIFVLAYIFSPRYGLLSGRAGR encoded by the coding sequence ATGACCTCCATCTTCACTGAATGCCTCTCTGAGCCCATCGGGCAGCGTGCGCTACTCGCATGCCTCATGATCGGCTTCGCGAACGGCTTTGTGAGTGCCTTTGTGGTGCTGCAAAAGTCTGCGCTGAAGGTAGGCACGCTCTCCCATGCGCTGCTGCCAGGCATCGCACTGGCCGTGCTGCTGGCGGGTGGGCTCACGGCATGGAGTGCGCTGGCGGGGGCTGTCTTTGCGGCGCTGCTCGTCGGTCTGGGATCGCTCTTTCTCTCACGCACCTCTCGGCTCGATCATGATACCGCGATGGGCGTGCTCTACACCACCGCCTTTGCCGCAGGCTACCTCATTCTCACGAAGCTGGATGTGCGGCAGAAGCTGGATGAGTGGCTCTTTGGTAGTGTGAATGCGATGAGTGACAGTGATCTATGGATCGCCTTTGGCATCAGCGCCGTGGCGGTGCTGGCGCTCATCGCCCTCCAACGCCCCCTGATGATCTATCTCTTTGAGCCGAACATCGCAGCCAGTCTAGGCGTGCCAGTGCGGCTGCTGAGCTACACCCTGTTTGGCATCACGATCCTGGTGCTCATCTCCTCACTCCAGGCGGTAGGCTGCATCCTCAGCGTGGGACTGATGGTGGCACCTGCGGCGGCGGTTTACCTGCTCACGGATAATGCGCGGGCTCTTTTCTGGGGCGGTGGCCTCATCGGCGGCTTGGGCAGCGGCGCGGCTTTTTTCCTCTCGTATCCACTCGGCTGGCCAGTCAGCGCTACCATCATCGTGGTGATCGGGGCCATCTTCGTGCTGGCCTACATTTTTAGCCCGCGCTATGGCCTCCTGAGCGGCCGCGCAGGGCGGTGA
- a CDS encoding fucose isomerase, which translates to MKTITLVASGDLRLAANQTCWAAQKDMEDKLTAALKKEGSSVKRAHPYDRAKKHGFIDSQKMGIEVFRGIDPDAPLIVAEAVWQYSHHVLAGLTTHRGPILTVANWSGQWPGLVGLLNLNASLTKAGVRYSTLWSEDFTDAFFQNGLREWLTTGSITHDQSHVRDLARLKLPADDLHCGRDFARRFRAQKAILGVFDEGCMGMFNAIVPDHLLHPTGCFKERLSQSTLYAAMREVSDADAANVYAWLKKKGLRMHLGTDEATELTEAQILLQCKMYIAALRLADDFGCAAIGIQYQQGLKDLTPASDLVEGMLNNADRPSVRSADGTRILFEGEALPHFNEVDECAGIDGLITYRLWRELGFAPENTLHDLRWAAKYGKDDVWVLLISGAAPPAHFIGGWKGASSERQPAMYFHLGGGTLKGISKPGHIVWSRVFIMNDRLHCDIGVAEVVKLPEAETNRRWAETTPQWPIMHTVLKGVTRDQMMARHQSNHIQVVYAPNEQQAHRAARIKAAAMAGLGLETHLCGDVKLA; encoded by the coding sequence ATGAAAACGATCACACTCGTCGCCTCGGGCGATCTCCGCCTCGCTGCCAATCAGACCTGCTGGGCTGCCCAAAAGGACATGGAGGACAAGCTGACCGCCGCACTGAAAAAAGAAGGCTCCAGCGTGAAGCGTGCGCATCCCTATGACCGGGCAAAGAAGCATGGCTTCATCGACTCGCAAAAAATGGGCATCGAGGTCTTCCGTGGCATCGACCCAGATGCACCGCTCATCGTCGCAGAGGCGGTGTGGCAGTATTCGCATCATGTGCTCGCCGGTTTGACCACGCATCGCGGCCCGATTTTGACCGTGGCAAACTGGAGCGGCCAGTGGCCCGGCTTGGTGGGACTACTGAATCTCAACGCCTCCCTCACCAAGGCTGGCGTGCGTTACTCCACGCTCTGGAGTGAGGACTTCACGGATGCATTTTTTCAAAATGGTCTGCGTGAATGGCTCACGACCGGCTCCATCACCCACGATCAGTCCCATGTGCGCGATCTCGCCCGGCTGAAGCTGCCCGCAGATGATCTGCACTGCGGACGCGACTTCGCACGCCGCTTCAGAGCCCAAAAGGCAATCCTCGGCGTCTTCGATGAAGGCTGCATGGGCATGTTCAATGCCATCGTGCCAGATCACCTGCTGCATCCCACGGGCTGCTTCAAAGAACGCCTCAGCCAATCGACGCTCTACGCCGCCATGCGTGAGGTGAGTGATGCCGATGCCGCAAACGTCTATGCCTGGCTGAAAAAGAAGGGCCTGCGCATGCATCTCGGCACCGATGAGGCCACAGAGCTCACCGAGGCGCAGATCCTGCTCCAGTGCAAAATGTACATCGCGGCCCTGCGCCTCGCGGATGACTTCGGCTGTGCGGCCATCGGCATCCAGTATCAGCAGGGGCTCAAAGATCTCACACCCGCCAGCGACCTCGTCGAAGGCATGCTCAACAATGCCGATCGCCCATCCGTGCGCAGCGCCGATGGGACGCGCATCCTCTTTGAAGGCGAGGCTCTGCCACACTTCAATGAAGTCGATGAATGCGCAGGCATCGACGGCCTGATCACCTACCGGCTCTGGCGAGAGCTGGGCTTCGCCCCAGAGAATACGCTGCACGATCTGCGCTGGGCCGCAAAATACGGGAAGGACGATGTCTGGGTGCTCCTCATCAGCGGTGCGGCACCACCCGCGCACTTCATCGGCGGCTGGAAGGGCGCATCCAGCGAACGCCAGCCTGCGATGTACTTCCACCTCGGCGGCGGCACGCTCAAAGGCATCAGCAAGCCAGGTCACATCGTCTGGAGCCGTGTCTTCATCATGAATGACAGACTGCACTGCGACATCGGTGTCGCAGAGGTGGTCAAACTACCCGAGGCAGAAACAAACCGCCGCTGGGCCGAAACCACGCCCCAGTGGCCCATCATGCACACCGTGCTCAAAGGCGTCACCCGCGACCAGATGATGGCCCGCCATCAGAGCAACCACATCCAGGTCGTTTATGCCCCGAACGAACAGCAGGCCCACCGCGCCGCCCGCATCAAAGCCGCCGCCATGGCAGGACTCGGGCTGGAAACGCACCTCTGCGGCGATGTGAA